A part of Myxococcales bacterium genomic DNA contains:
- a CDS encoding efflux RND transporter permease subunit, which yields MVKKIVDFAVESRLAVLVVSLGLLVWGTFALSALTIEAFPDPTDTQVQVITRHPGQPAEEMERQVSIPIERVVNGMPGLARVRSINIFGLSYVTLTFKDGIDIYFARAQTTERLRLANLPESVKPELGSVSTPIGEIFRYTLTSETDDPLELRTLQDWLVRPRLLQVEGVADVVVMGGLVREIAVHPDPVAMAAKRLTMADLAQALEGSSVNASGGVIERGTEQLVIRSQGLFNDRGDIGRVAVATRGGTPIYVSDVASVRVAWQPREGIVARAENRDAVEGIVLMRRGENPSRVLAAVRSKVAELNGQILPKGTKINVFYDRTELVDKTLSTVTRNLVEGAVLVVLVLVAFLMDFGAAMVVAALIPLSLAAAFGYLYARGMSANLLSMGSLDFGIIVDGAVVIIESIAFKMASDAAGRQPAGRVQDRVAAAVNEVARPTVFSLLIIIAAYLPIFLLERVEGRIFAPMAHTVVAALVGSLLLSVTLVPVLATYVYRKPKKHRESPLLRAALYAYVPTLRGALRRPWIVLSAAVLSLSLALGLLARLGTEFLPELNEGAMYLTFTLPGNSSLNEGRRLEPVLSAVISTYPEVESSLSQLGRPEDGTDPVLPNNLEFFVRLKPEDQWRPEFKNLGMLMESMEHTLSAVPGTDVNFSQPIRDNVNESIAGQFGQVALKIFSADLEQLQSAAGKAQTALAKVRGVADLAIVKTGEAPQLLVRPKREMLGRFDLSMQDIQSFLATALGGRDVGELWEGDRVFPITVRLAGGARETTEQLAALRLPSKSGALVPLSSVADISVEYGRAAINRENGQRYVGLRMNVRGRDLGSFVDEARRSVREALAAEQGMTVTWGGEFESKERALKRLAVVVPISLVVTFLLLFNAFRSAALAVLVLLNVPFALVGGAVGLWIFHMPVSIAAAVGFIALIGQASLNGVLVLSAIEVHRINGLPIDQAILLGASERLRPVLMTAALAALGLVPAAFSRAMGAEMQRPMAVVIVGGTISAALLTLIVLPIAYRIGVQWMLRAKELMPSLRRAPEQP from the coding sequence GTGGTCAAGAAGATCGTCGACTTTGCCGTCGAGAGCCGGCTAGCGGTGCTCGTCGTTTCGCTGGGCCTCCTTGTGTGGGGCACCTTCGCGCTGAGCGCGCTGACGATCGAAGCGTTTCCCGACCCCACCGACACGCAGGTTCAAGTCATCACGCGCCACCCGGGTCAGCCGGCCGAGGAGATGGAGCGTCAGGTGTCGATCCCCATCGAGCGGGTCGTGAACGGCATGCCCGGTCTGGCCCGCGTTCGAAGCATCAACATCTTCGGCTTGTCGTACGTCACGCTCACCTTCAAAGACGGCATCGACATCTACTTCGCACGGGCCCAGACGACCGAGCGGCTGCGGCTCGCCAATCTCCCTGAGTCGGTGAAGCCAGAGCTGGGGTCGGTGTCGACGCCCATCGGCGAAATCTTCCGCTACACGCTCACGTCCGAGACGGACGACCCCTTGGAGCTTCGCACGCTCCAGGATTGGCTCGTTAGGCCCCGCCTCTTGCAGGTCGAGGGCGTCGCCGACGTCGTCGTCATGGGCGGCCTCGTGCGCGAAATCGCCGTTCACCCCGACCCCGTGGCCATGGCCGCCAAGCGCCTCACCATGGCCGATTTGGCGCAGGCGCTCGAAGGCTCGAGCGTCAACGCGTCGGGTGGCGTCATCGAGCGAGGCACGGAGCAGCTCGTCATTCGCAGCCAGGGTCTCTTCAACGATCGCGGCGACATCGGCCGCGTGGCCGTGGCGACGCGCGGCGGCACACCCATTTACGTGAGCGACGTCGCTTCCGTGCGCGTCGCATGGCAGCCGCGCGAGGGCATCGTGGCCCGCGCCGAGAACCGCGACGCCGTCGAGGGCATCGTCCTCATGCGCCGCGGCGAGAACCCGTCGCGCGTCCTCGCGGCGGTGCGCAGCAAGGTGGCCGAGCTGAACGGGCAGATCCTCCCCAAGGGGACCAAGATCAACGTCTTTTACGACCGCACCGAGCTCGTCGACAAGACGCTCAGCACCGTCACGCGAAACCTCGTCGAGGGCGCTGTGCTGGTGGTGCTCGTGCTCGTCGCCTTCTTGATGGATTTCGGCGCCGCCATGGTCGTCGCGGCGCTCATCCCCCTCTCGCTCGCGGCAGCCTTTGGCTACCTCTACGCGCGCGGCATGAGCGCGAACCTCCTGTCGATGGGCTCGCTCGACTTCGGCATCATCGTCGACGGCGCCGTCGTCATCATCGAGTCCATCGCGTTCAAGATGGCGAGCGACGCGGCGGGCCGACAGCCCGCGGGCCGCGTGCAAGACCGCGTCGCAGCGGCGGTCAACGAGGTCGCCCGCCCAACGGTCTTCTCGCTGCTCATCATCATCGCGGCGTACCTGCCGATCTTCCTCTTGGAGCGCGTCGAGGGCCGCATCTTCGCGCCCATGGCGCACACGGTGGTGGCGGCGCTCGTAGGGTCGCTGCTCCTCTCGGTCACGCTCGTGCCGGTCCTCGCGACGTACGTGTACCGGAAGCCGAAGAAGCACCGCGAGTCGCCGCTGCTCCGCGCCGCGCTTTACGCCTACGTGCCCACGTTGCGTGGCGCGCTGCGACGGCCCTGGATCGTCCTGTCGGCGGCCGTCCTCTCGCTGTCCTTGGCGCTTGGACTCCTCGCGCGCCTCGGCACGGAGTTTCTGCCGGAGCTGAACGAAGGCGCGATGTACTTGACCTTCACGCTCCCGGGGAACTCATCGCTCAACGAAGGGAGGCGCCTTGAGCCCGTGCTCAGCGCCGTCATCAGCACATACCCGGAGGTCGAGTCTTCGCTCAGTCAACTCGGGCGCCCCGAAGACGGGACCGATCCTGTGTTGCCGAACAACCTCGAGTTCTTCGTCAGGCTGAAGCCCGAAGATCAGTGGCGTCCCGAGTTCAAGAACCTAGGCATGCTCATGGAGTCGATGGAGCACACGCTGTCGGCCGTACCGGGGACCGACGTGAACTTCTCCCAGCCCATTCGCGACAACGTGAACGAGAGCATCGCAGGCCAGTTCGGTCAGGTGGCGCTAAAGATCTTCTCGGCCGATCTCGAGCAACTCCAGAGCGCGGCGGGGAAGGCGCAGACGGCCCTCGCGAAGGTGCGGGGCGTGGCTGACCTCGCCATCGTCAAGACAGGCGAGGCGCCGCAGCTCTTGGTGCGCCCCAAGCGCGAGATGCTCGGCCGCTTCGATCTCTCGATGCAGGACATCCAGAGCTTCCTCGCGACGGCGCTCGGGGGGCGCGACGTCGGTGAGCTTTGGGAAGGGGATCGCGTATTTCCGATCACCGTTCGCCTCGCCGGCGGGGCGCGAGAGACGACGGAGCAGCTCGCGGCGCTTCGCCTTCCGTCGAAGAGCGGCGCGCTCGTGCCGCTCAGCTCCGTGGCGGACATCTCGGTCGAGTACGGGCGCGCCGCCATCAACCGCGAGAACGGGCAGCGCTATGTGGGTCTTCGCATGAACGTTCGAGGGCGCGACCTCGGCTCGTTCGTAGACGAGGCGCGCCGTTCAGTGCGCGAAGCGCTCGCCGCCGAGCAAGGCATGACGGTGACGTGGGGCGGGGAGTTTGAGTCGAAAGAGCGCGCCTTGAAGCGTCTCGCCGTCGTCGTCCCCATTTCGCTGGTGGTCACCTTCCTCCTGCTCTTCAACGCCTTCCGGTCCGCGGCACTGGCGGTGCTCGTTCTTCTGAACGTTCCCTTCGCGCTGGTGGGCGGCGCTGTGGGGCTGTGGATCTTCCACATGCCCGTCTCCATCGCCGCCGCCGTTGGCTTCATCGCGCTCATTGGCCAGGCGTCCCTCAACGGCGTCCTCGTGCTCTCGGCCATCGAGGTGCACCGCATCAACGGCCTGCCCATCGACCAAGCGATCTTGCTTGGCGCGAGCGAGCGCCTTCGTCCCGTGCTCATGACGGCGGCGCTCGCGGCGCTCGGGCTCGTGCCCGCCGCGTTCTCCCGCGCCATGGGGGCGGAGATGCAGAGGCCGATGGCCGTCGTGATCGTGGGGGGGACCATCTCGGCCGCGCTGTTGACGCTCATCGTGCTGCCCATCGCATACCGCATTGGTGTGCAGTGGATGCTCCGGGCGAAGGAGCTGATGCCCAGCTTGCGACGAGCGCCGGAGCAGCCGTAG
- the rsmA gene encoding ribosomal RNA small subunit methyltransferase A, with protein MSDPRALLAARGLSAKKSFGQNFLLDQEVLASIAVACVPDDERGRADVVELGAGTGALTRLLAARAKRVSAVERDRDLVPLLEEDLRGDILEGRLAVVEADAKTVDLAMLFEPRDATVPRVLCGNLPYQLTGPLLTRATAEADLIDRAVFLIQREVADRLTASPGSKTYGALTVFTQAAFTAKRLRLVGPHAFHPAPSVTSAVVVLTPRRPRVADESPLFRDLVKAAFGARRKTLKNAWGRLGPHVLAAATASGISLDARGETLSVDDFARLERALR; from the coding sequence GTGAGCGATCCGCGCGCCCTCCTCGCCGCTCGAGGTCTCTCCGCAAAGAAGAGCTTCGGGCAAAACTTCCTGCTCGATCAGGAGGTCCTCGCCTCCATCGCGGTGGCGTGCGTCCCCGACGACGAGCGGGGCCGCGCCGACGTCGTCGAGCTGGGCGCCGGCACCGGCGCGCTCACGAGGCTGCTCGCGGCGCGCGCGAAGCGCGTGTCGGCTGTCGAACGCGATCGCGATCTGGTGCCGCTCTTGGAAGAAGACCTGCGGGGGGACATCCTCGAGGGCCGGCTCGCCGTCGTCGAGGCCGACGCGAAGACCGTGGATCTCGCGATGCTCTTTGAGCCGCGCGACGCGACCGTGCCTCGCGTCCTCTGCGGCAACCTGCCCTACCAGCTGACGGGGCCGCTCTTGACGCGCGCCACGGCGGAGGCCGACCTCATCGACCGCGCAGTCTTCCTGATCCAACGCGAAGTGGCCGACCGGCTCACCGCGTCGCCGGGCAGCAAGACCTACGGCGCGCTGACCGTCTTCACGCAGGCCGCGTTCACGGCGAAGCGCCTCAGGCTCGTCGGCCCCCACGCGTTTCATCCCGCGCCATCGGTCACGAGCGCCGTCGTCGTGCTAACGCCTCGCCGGCCGCGCGTCGCCGACGAGAGTCCGCTCTTTCGTGACCTCGTAAAGGCGGCCTTCGGCGCGCGGCGCAAGACGCTGAAGAATGCCTGGGGCCGCCTCGGCCCGCACGTGCTGGCGGCGGCCACGGCCTCGGGAATCTCCCTCGACGCGCGCGGCGAGACGCTCTCCGTCGATGACTTCGCCCGCCTCGAACGCGCGCTCCGATAG
- a CDS encoding universal stress protein, which yields MNTSTFPAQRVVILAATDGSEASKEAMSAASRFASMPGSELHLVHVLDPREAAQRESAKADAQALLGQAAAAAGIAGGATLHVAVGVAWREIIQLAADLHADLVVVGTHDRGALERMVLGSVAEQVVKKASCPVYVARRKDYSGAPEIEPPCVACVAVQAETKGATLWCERHSHAHPRGRLHYEYPKGFGGGSQQFQRS from the coding sequence ATGAACACCTCGACCTTTCCCGCGCAGCGCGTCGTCATCCTTGCCGCCACCGATGGCTCGGAGGCCTCGAAGGAGGCGATGAGCGCCGCTTCGCGCTTTGCGAGCATGCCCGGCAGCGAGCTGCACTTGGTTCACGTTCTCGACCCTCGCGAGGCGGCGCAACGCGAGTCGGCGAAGGCCGATGCGCAGGCCCTCTTGGGGCAGGCGGCCGCGGCGGCGGGCATCGCCGGCGGCGCCACCCTTCACGTGGCCGTCGGCGTCGCCTGGCGCGAGATCATCCAGCTCGCCGCCGATCTGCACGCCGATCTCGTGGTCGTCGGTACCCACGATCGCGGCGCGCTCGAGCGCATGGTGCTCGGCTCCGTCGCCGAGCAGGTCGTCAAGAAGGCGAGCTGCCCCGTCTACGTCGCCCGCCGGAAGGACTACTCGGGCGCGCCCGAGATCGAGCCGCCTTGCGTGGCGTGCGTCGCCGTCCAGGCCGAGACCAAGGGCGCGACGCTCTGGTGCGAGCGGCACAGTCACGCGCACCCGCGGGGGCGTCTCCACTACGAGTACCCGAAGGGCTTCGGGGGCGGCTCGCAGCAGTTTCAGCGCTCTTGA
- a CDS encoding acyl-CoA dehydrogenase family protein: MDFTLSEHHALLKKTVSDFAKSEVLPYAQTWDREERFPHEVMPKLAALGLLGIRIPEEYGGSGMDTTSYAICVEEIARVDGSLALTVASHNGLGTGHILAFGNEAQKQKYLPKAAAGEWLAAWALTEPGSGSDSAGLMTTARRHADGRGDGWLINGTKMFITQGSVGGFCVVLARTNPDAPKQKGITAFVVDRGTSGFSASKHLEKLGCRSSDTVELTFEDVFVPDTARIGEVDHGFTDTMKILDRGRISIAAMALGLGYGALDMAVAYAKERKQFGKPIADFQAIKWMFADSKTELDAASLLTYRAAWLADQGLPYSREASMAKLYASEASTRACNRSLQVHGGYGYTREFNVERHLRDAKICEIGEGTSEVQRMVIAKHVLRG; this comes from the coding sequence ATGGACTTCACCCTCTCTGAGCACCACGCGCTCCTCAAAAAGACCGTCTCGGATTTCGCCAAGTCCGAGGTGCTTCCGTACGCGCAGACGTGGGACCGCGAAGAGCGTTTCCCGCACGAGGTGATGCCCAAGCTCGCGGCGTTGGGGCTGTTGGGCATCCGCATTCCCGAGGAATACGGCGGCTCCGGCATGGACACGACGAGCTACGCCATCTGCGTCGAAGAGATTGCCAGGGTCGACGGCTCGTTGGCGCTCACGGTCGCTTCGCACAACGGGCTCGGCACCGGGCACATCCTCGCGTTTGGCAACGAGGCGCAGAAGCAGAAGTACCTGCCGAAGGCCGCCGCCGGCGAGTGGCTCGCGGCGTGGGCCCTCACGGAGCCGGGCAGCGGCAGCGACTCGGCGGGCCTCATGACCACCGCGCGCCGCCACGCCGATGGCCGAGGTGACGGATGGCTCATCAACGGCACCAAGATGTTCATCACGCAGGGCAGCGTCGGTGGGTTCTGCGTGGTCCTCGCGCGCACCAACCCCGATGCCCCGAAACAGAAGGGCATCACGGCCTTCGTCGTCGATCGCGGCACGTCGGGTTTCTCCGCGTCGAAGCACTTGGAGAAGCTCGGTTGTCGCTCCAGCGACACGGTGGAGCTCACCTTTGAAGACGTGTTCGTCCCCGACACGGCGCGCATCGGCGAGGTGGACCACGGCTTTACCGACACCATGAAGATCCTCGACCGCGGCCGCATTTCCATCGCCGCGATGGCGCTCGGCCTCGGCTACGGCGCCCTCGACATGGCCGTCGCATACGCGAAGGAACGAAAGCAGTTCGGCAAGCCCATCGCGGACTTTCAGGCCATCAAGTGGATGTTCGCCGACAGCAAGACCGAGCTCGACGCCGCGAGCTTGCTCACGTACCGCGCCGCGTGGCTCGCCGACCAAGGCTTGCCCTACTCGCGCGAGGCCTCCATGGCGAAGCTCTACGCCAGCGAGGCGTCGACGCGCGCCTGCAACCGGTCGCTTCAAGTGCACGGCGGTTACGGCTACACGCGCGAGTTCAACGTCGAGCGCCACCTGCGCGACGCGAAGATCTGCGAGATCGGCGAGGGAACCAGCGAGGTTCAGCGCATGGTCATCGCGAAACACGTCCTGCGCGGTTGA
- a CDS encoding AgmX/PglI C-terminal domain-containing protein produces the protein MHTIPRWLFAALTSPLFAACAATPPAVAGPPSAPSSTTAGAVGSADESGKSQVCDLVCEQARVVKRADDDPDYHAKATEDANRVLERVRPELLACYKARVAVQPNAHGFITVDVIVGPDGHVLKVETTGGAILGPQTLSCITERLKGSTFAPPHGGGTLRIHVPFSLRRVAAGEDA, from the coding sequence ATGCACACCATCCCTCGATGGCTCTTCGCCGCGCTAACCTCGCCTCTCTTCGCCGCCTGCGCCGCGACCCCTCCCGCTGTGGCGGGGCCGCCGTCGGCGCCTTCGTCCACCACCGCGGGGGCCGTCGGGTCGGCCGACGAGAGCGGCAAGTCGCAGGTGTGTGATCTCGTCTGCGAGCAAGCTCGTGTCGTCAAGCGCGCCGACGACGATCCCGACTATCACGCGAAGGCCACCGAGGATGCCAACCGCGTCCTCGAGCGCGTTCGACCCGAGCTCCTCGCTTGCTACAAGGCCCGCGTTGCCGTGCAACCGAACGCCCACGGCTTCATCACCGTCGATGTGATCGTCGGACCCGACGGCCACGTCCTCAAGGTCGAGACGACCGGCGGAGCGATCCTCGGGCCTCAGACCCTCTCATGCATCACCGAGCGATTGAAGGGGTCGACCTTCGCGCCGCCGCACGGCGGAGGGACGTTGCGAATTCACGTGCCCTTCAGCCTTCGTCGCGTCGCTGCTGGCGAGGACGCGTAA
- a CDS encoding DUF58 domain-containing protein yields MRLHPTRATFHVALAGALLLALSVATRSPSVAAFGGAMILAVALGRATAMTSVTRLRAAGFEMVWTSSRRVLRAARGEVVTLEAELRNRSDEPMRGVSLRAVASSYLPTEVQPPTVDLPAHSRVRVNVEITPHRVGRWGVHGMALEVRGTPVGGEGLYEVPLMFANPFGIEVFPRSLHVMLQSPRGGRSRRSADAGRSAPVAGDGEELRELRDHQHGDAFKRIAWKASAKRGRLIVREMEREEREVLWLVLDASVELWAGAVGKAPLDDAVDEVAALATRHLARGDRVGLVVFASRMRSWLVPAAGPPHASKIAAALASAASTVDADRCELEEHELAARVAEHARPLDAKGLADLPRGNLDLLAARAEMLRGRAPFAPRVPLSRDKREQAFRHYLAAFGIELPPRTEGERDRAHATLATALDKIHRDKIRPSVVHIFSPAPPPTSEVFASLRRLKARRVEVRWSVPAFEQGTSPSGADLRGVVEEAVRIRARASRERAERILRRLGVRARSFERHTLSGASQELPLDKTIVDAPPIEEA; encoded by the coding sequence GTGCGACTTCACCCAACGCGCGCCACCTTCCACGTCGCCCTCGCGGGCGCCCTGCTCCTGGCGCTGTCCGTAGCCACCCGGTCGCCGTCGGTGGCGGCCTTTGGCGGCGCGATGATCCTCGCCGTCGCCCTCGGGCGAGCCACCGCCATGACGTCCGTGACGCGCCTTCGCGCGGCCGGCTTCGAGATGGTGTGGACCTCCTCCCGGCGGGTCCTTCGGGCGGCGCGCGGCGAGGTCGTCACCCTGGAAGCGGAGCTACGCAACCGGAGCGACGAGCCGATGCGCGGCGTCAGCCTGCGCGCCGTCGCGTCGAGCTACCTGCCAACGGAAGTCCAGCCACCGACGGTCGACCTGCCGGCGCACTCGCGTGTCCGCGTCAACGTCGAGATCACGCCGCATCGGGTGGGTCGGTGGGGTGTCCACGGCATGGCCCTCGAAGTGCGCGGGACGCCCGTCGGCGGCGAGGGCCTCTACGAAGTCCCCCTGATGTTCGCCAACCCGTTCGGCATCGAGGTCTTCCCTCGGTCGCTCCACGTGATGCTGCAGTCGCCCCGCGGCGGCCGCTCTCGGCGAAGCGCCGACGCGGGCCGCAGCGCGCCGGTAGCCGGTGACGGCGAAGAGCTGCGCGAGCTCCGCGATCACCAGCACGGCGACGCCTTCAAGCGCATCGCGTGGAAGGCGAGCGCCAAGCGCGGTCGCCTCATCGTGCGCGAGATGGAGCGCGAAGAGCGCGAGGTGCTCTGGCTCGTGCTCGACGCGTCGGTGGAGCTGTGGGCGGGCGCCGTTGGCAAGGCGCCACTCGACGACGCCGTCGACGAGGTGGCGGCACTCGCCACAAGGCACTTGGCCCGCGGCGACCGCGTGGGCCTCGTCGTCTTCGCCTCGCGCATGCGCTCGTGGCTCGTGCCGGCCGCGGGGCCGCCGCACGCGAGCAAGATCGCGGCCGCCCTCGCCAGCGCCGCCAGCACCGTCGACGCCGACCGCTGCGAGCTTGAAGAACACGAGCTCGCGGCCCGCGTCGCCGAGCACGCGAGGCCGCTCGACGCCAAGGGCCTCGCCGACTTGCCCCGCGGCAACCTCGATCTCTTGGCCGCGCGGGCCGAGATGTTACGCGGTCGCGCGCCCTTCGCGCCGCGCGTACCGCTCTCGCGCGACAAGCGCGAGCAGGCCTTCCGGCACTACCTCGCGGCCTTCGGCATTGAGCTACCTCCGCGCACAGAGGGCGAGCGCGACCGCGCCCACGCGACGCTGGCCACAGCCCTCGACAAGATTCACCGCGACAAGATCCGGCCGTCGGTCGTGCATATCTTCTCGCCCGCGCCGCCGCCCACGAGCGAGGTCTTCGCGTCGCTGAGGCGCCTCAAGGCCCGCCGCGTCGAGGTGCGCTGGTCTGTGCCGGCCTTCGAACAGGGAACTTCGCCCTCCGGCGCGGACCTCCGCGGCGTCGTCGAGGAGGCAGTTCGTATTCGAGCGCGCGCTTCGCGCGAGCGCGCCGAGCGGATCTTGCGGCGCCTCGGCGTACGCGCGCGTTCCTTCGAGAGGCACACGCTGAGCGGCGCGAGCCAAGAACTGCCGCTCGACAAGACCATCGTCGACGCGCCTCCCATCGAGGAAGCGTGA
- a CDS encoding cobalamin B12-binding domain-containing protein yields MTEGKLRILVAKPGLDGHDRGAKVVARALRDAGFEVVYTGLHQTPEMIAAAAVQEDVDAVGLSIMSGAHNTLFPAVMDALKKQGATDVVLFGGGIIPEADMQRLLDAGVKGVFTPGTSLEAIVQWVKDNVRSRA; encoded by the coding sequence ATGACCGAAGGCAAGCTCCGCATTCTCGTCGCCAAACCGGGGCTCGATGGCCACGATCGGGGCGCTAAGGTCGTAGCCCGGGCCCTCCGCGACGCGGGCTTCGAGGTCGTCTACACGGGGCTCCACCAGACGCCCGAGATGATCGCCGCAGCCGCGGTGCAAGAAGACGTCGACGCCGTGGGGCTCTCCATCATGAGCGGGGCTCACAACACGCTCTTCCCGGCCGTGATGGACGCGCTCAAGAAGCAGGGTGCCACCGACGTGGTCCTCTTCGGCGGCGGCATCATTCCCGAGGCCGACATGCAGCGCCTCCTCGACGCGGGCGTCAAAGGTGTCTTCACGCCCGGCACGTCGCTCGAGGCGATCGTGCAGTGGGTGAAGGACAACGTCCGCTCGCGCGCCTGA
- a CDS encoding tryptophanase: MDADFRTVIEPFRIKSVEPIRMTTREERAARLAEAGYNLFALHSDDVLIDLLTDSGTGAMSAEQWAAIQRGDESYAGSPSFYRFDAAVKELFPFRHVIPTHQGRAAEKILFSTVGGAGKVIPSNTHFDTTRANVEWSGARAVDLVIAEGRVPSSRHPFKGNMDVEALERLLEVEAERRSVPVVMLTVTNNSGGGQPVSLANIHAVRAVTERFGVPLFLDGCRFAENAFFIREREAGQEGRDIVAIVREMASCFDGMTMSAKKDGLANIGGWLAMNDDELARKCRNVLILTEGFPTYGGLAGRDLEAIAQGLREVVREDYLRYRIRSTEYLGLGLERAGIPIVVPVGGHAVYLDARGLLPHIPPLEYPGQALAASLYLEGGVRGCEIGTVMFGRAPDGTEKAGAMDLVRLALPRRTYTQAHIDYVIEVAARVKARASSLKGMRIAYEPPALRHFSARFAPL; encoded by the coding sequence ATGGACGCCGACTTCAGGACCGTCATCGAACCCTTCCGCATCAAATCGGTTGAGCCCATTCGCATGACGACGCGCGAAGAGCGCGCGGCTCGCCTCGCGGAGGCTGGCTACAACCTCTTCGCGCTCCATTCCGACGACGTCCTCATCGACTTGCTCACCGACTCGGGCACGGGCGCCATGTCTGCGGAGCAGTGGGCGGCCATCCAGCGCGGCGACGAGAGCTACGCCGGATCGCCGTCTTTCTACCGCTTCGATGCAGCCGTGAAGGAGCTCTTTCCTTTCCGTCATGTCATCCCGACGCATCAAGGGCGCGCCGCCGAGAAGATCCTCTTCTCGACGGTCGGCGGCGCCGGGAAGGTCATTCCCAGCAACACGCACTTCGACACGACGCGCGCCAACGTGGAGTGGAGCGGCGCCCGCGCCGTCGATCTCGTCATCGCGGAGGGGCGCGTGCCGTCGTCGCGGCATCCCTTCAAGGGCAACATGGACGTGGAGGCCCTCGAGCGACTGCTTGAGGTCGAGGCGGAGCGTCGTAGCGTCCCTGTCGTCATGCTCACCGTGACGAACAACTCGGGAGGTGGCCAGCCGGTGAGCCTCGCGAACATTCACGCGGTGCGCGCCGTGACCGAGCGCTTTGGCGTACCGCTCTTCCTCGACGGATGCCGCTTCGCCGAGAACGCGTTTTTCATTCGCGAACGAGAGGCTGGGCAAGAGGGCAGGGACATCGTCGCCATCGTCCGCGAGATGGCCTCGTGTTTCGACGGCATGACCATGTCGGCCAAGAAGGACGGCCTCGCGAACATTGGCGGCTGGCTCGCCATGAACGACGACGAGCTCGCGCGAAAGTGCCGCAACGTGCTCATTCTTACGGAGGGCTTTCCCACCTATGGCGGCCTCGCGGGCCGCGATCTCGAGGCCATCGCGCAAGGGCTCCGTGAGGTCGTTCGCGAGGACTACCTTCGCTACCGGATTCGCTCCACCGAATACCTGGGCTTGGGCCTCGAGCGGGCCGGCATCCCCATCGTCGTCCCCGTCGGCGGGCACGCCGTCTACCTCGACGCGCGCGGGCTCCTGCCGCACATCCCGCCGCTCGAATACCCGGGGCAAGCGCTCGCCGCGTCGCTCTACTTAGAGGGCGGCGTCCGCGGCTGCGAGATCGGAACCGTGATGTTCGGTCGCGCGCCCGACGGGACGGAGAAGGCCGGCGCGATGGATCTCGTCCGCCTCGCGCTGCCGCGGCGGACCTACACGCAGGCGCACATCGACTACGTCATCGAGGTGGCGGCGCGCGTGAAGGCCCGCGCATCGTCACTCAAGGGGATGCGCATCGCCTACGAGCCGCCGGCGCTGCGCCACTTCTCCGCGCGCTTCGCGCCGCTCTGA
- a CDS encoding HAMP domain-containing protein, whose amino-acid sequence MTTDKKTNGLGIFGKMLVIMLAAALLPTGLIWYVSYRVQSKQLESAIHTRLSATADRLSTYTDQWLDAHLRMLRLAALDPDIISMDGARQAPTLRAINQEYPYIYLAHTIRATDGTNEGRSDGKSSLYYGDRQYFKDALNPAKGYGLEAAVGKTSGLPAFILAVPIYRDGQAVGALSAALLIEDISKQIVDSSIGRTGFAFLLDAKGRVVAHPEKEFARVQKDLSQHAAIVAARSDQKPPFLLDDGGRRVVSVATTTREGMTLIAQQDVDEAYEPSRQANADAAFVLGGSAVVALLLAFAFSRGFTSPIRRLTHAAERMSLGEMSIAIPESTRTDELGDVARAIERMAVSLRLAMAKIESLRDGAAANRSSRPPMNSSVVPRLGSGAKAS is encoded by the coding sequence ATGACGACCGACAAGAAGACCAACGGCCTCGGAATCTTCGGCAAGATGCTCGTCATCATGCTGGCTGCGGCACTGCTGCCGACCGGCCTCATCTGGTATGTCAGCTATCGGGTTCAGTCGAAGCAACTGGAGTCGGCGATCCACACTCGCCTGTCCGCGACGGCGGACCGACTCTCGACCTACACCGATCAGTGGCTCGACGCGCACCTCCGCATGTTGCGCCTCGCCGCGCTCGACCCTGACATCATATCGATGGATGGCGCGCGACAAGCGCCGACGCTTCGCGCGATCAACCAGGAGTATCCGTACATCTATCTCGCGCACACCATTCGAGCGACCGATGGGACGAACGAGGGGCGGAGCGACGGCAAGTCCTCGCTCTATTACGGGGACCGCCAATACTTCAAGGACGCGCTCAATCCTGCCAAAGGCTACGGCCTCGAGGCTGCCGTCGGGAAGACGAGCGGCCTTCCCGCGTTCATCCTCGCGGTGCCTATCTACCGGGACGGGCAGGCCGTTGGCGCGCTCTCCGCGGCGCTCTTGATCGAAGACATCTCCAAGCAGATCGTGGACTCGAGCATCGGTCGAACCGGCTTTGCTTTCCTCCTCGATGCGAAGGGCAGGGTCGTCGCCCACCCCGAGAAGGAGTTCGCTCGCGTCCAGAAGGATCTGAGCCAGCACGCGGCCATCGTTGCGGCTCGCAGCGACCAGAAGCCGCCTTTTCTCCTGGATGACGGCGGCCGGAGAGTCGTTTCGGTGGCCACCACCACGCGGGAGGGTATGACGCTCATCGCGCAGCAGGACGTCGACGAGGCCTACGAGCCAAGCCGCCAGGCGAACGCCGATGCGGCCTTCGTGCTGGGCGGCTCTGCCGTCGTTGCACTCCTCTTGGCGTTTGCGTTCTCCCGTGGCTTCACCAGTCCCATCCGCCGTTTGACCCATGCGGCCGAGCGCATGAGCCTCGGCGAGATGTCCATCGCCATTCCCGAGTCGACGCGGACCGATGAGCTAGGAGATGTCGCCCGCGCTATCGAACGCATGGCCGTGAGCCTCCGCCTCGCCATGGCCAAAATTGAGTCCCTCCGAGATGGGGCCGCCGCGAACCGCTCCTCGCGTCCGCCGATGAACTCGAGCGTGGTGCCTCGCCTGGGGTCTGGCGCGAAAGCCTCCTAG